From one Microlunatus sp. Gsoil 973 genomic stretch:
- a CDS encoding histidine phosphatase family protein: MTDHRLFLLRHAQAVDSAPGLTDHERPLTDYGIDQATEVGGALRARGARPDHVLCSSSTRTRQTWSALGLNAEVDFSDAIYNAGSDSLLDSVRLLDEAAGTAMIIGHAPGVPALAAELAGPGSDQRAVDVVNSRYPVATVSEFEIDGPWTDLQVGRLVWIRLAQ, encoded by the coding sequence ATGACCGACCATCGCCTGTTCCTGCTGCGCCACGCCCAGGCCGTCGACTCGGCACCGGGACTGACGGACCACGAACGCCCACTGACCGATTACGGGATCGATCAGGCGACCGAGGTGGGTGGTGCTCTTCGGGCACGAGGCGCCAGGCCCGATCATGTGCTGTGCTCCTCGTCGACGCGGACGCGGCAAACCTGGAGCGCCCTCGGCCTGAACGCGGAGGTCGACTTCAGTGACGCCATCTACAACGCCGGAAGCGATTCCCTGCTCGACTCCGTACGCCTCCTTGACGAAGCAGCTGGAACCGCGATGATCATTGGTCACGCACCCGGCGTTCCTGCCCTGGCAGCCGAGCTTGCCGGTCCCGGCTCTGATCAGCGTGCGGTCGACGTGGTCAACAGCCGGTACCCGGTGGCCACCGTCAGCGAGTTCGAGATCGACGGCCCGTGGACGGATCTGCAGGTGGGACGGTTGGTCTGGATACGCCTCGCGCAATAA
- a CDS encoding DUF4082 domain-containing protein, translating to MLGTAGITAAAGATLQAVRPARAAASTGAGPNSIQDENALPGSDPSEWDSWDNESIQGYTTRYSFLPGETVDFKVKTDSSNWQIRVFRMGWYGGKGARWMADVTPSVPLPQLQPEDPVLDAGTLLKDYGNWSVSASWTIPTTAVSGVYYALFERLDNDESNHCIFVVRRDGPSDILVQTSEMTWQAYNLYGDNSLYFSEQGADLPRAYKVSYNRPISGGGIENMFLGSEFPLVRFLERNGYDVAYCGGIDVHENGSLLLDRKVFISSGHDEYVSDAQRTHVTSARDAGVNLIFMTGNEYFWKVRFEPSIDGSGTENRTLVCYKETHANAKIDPSPEWTGTWADPRFSPPSNGGRPQNALTGQFFRVILPTDQLDDTMTVPAEYAPLRFWRNTEVADLEPGETRALAPSTLGYEFDCDEDNGYRPPGSIRLSSTTVTVPQILRDYGTTYSSGTTTHNMTVYRASSGALVWGTGTVQWAYGLDEYHEADQGTPIDPAMQQATVNMLADMGVQPTTLMSGMVAAHQSTDTAGPTVTITFPTDGATFPLGTALTITGTAEDADGVVGGVEMSTDGGETWHPITGTASWSHVFTLLTAGANTIKVRGVDDSYNVGEPATITVTAGPREYPCSIWPESIVPAVASADDQGSVEVGLKFRSDKSGFVTGLKFYKGSGNKGPHLGRLWTSSGTKLAEATFDNETAAGWQRVSIPTVPVAANTTYVASVYMPVGNYAADAGYFAQAFTLDPMTALADGDQGPNGMYHYGSSGFPDQSFGATNYWVDVVFTIHDANPPRVVDSTPAPDVNSVSVSEPLTLTFGSGVKASSIDLELRSAAGETVSGSTNYDSDSQTLTFTPDSNLGRLTKYALTLKSAENTDGVPLTEPVVINFTTIGVVGSYPSSIWDSADKPTFFANDDTSAVELGVHFTSDVDGSISALRYYKAPGSPGAHVGHLWSPAGELLATVAFGTETLSGWQQASLSTPVDITADTVYTVSYYCPNGVYGVTAGDFLDGGTDRGVLHALPNSNGGNGVYQYGASSFPTSTSGGANYFADIVFTAAADDTPPAVSSVSPANKLIAVNPAVKPTAAFNEPIDPGSLSFSLRLEGGDTVDGAVCYDDETQVATFDPSANLAKGTKYVATVTASDVAGNPLTDPVSWSFTTVQPDGATPVTLWDTSAVPDTAAVDDDGPVEVGVWMTAASDGLITGVRFYKGLPNTGYHQGHIWSESGTLLATATFSDESASGWQQAMFADPVAVTADTPFVVSYHAPKGGYSHTGGGLSSRVSNGQLSAPASTSDRPNGVFRYGSAAFPTSGYNAGNYWIDAIFVDNVGATVTDTTPANGATGIDRSPRISATFSEAVDPSSIVMKLRDAGGGSVSGQVTYDSSSNRATFTPDAQLDVGAVYTAAVEQATDDSGNALKSAASWSFTVVGIDAQSLWSTTDTPANLLDSSADPVELGVKFRTSTAGQINGIRFYKGGPTAQGPHSVSLWSESGARLATAPAASESARGWQTVMFADPIPIVADTVYVASYFAPNGHCSYDSGYFASSARTSGDLTAPKDGADGPNGVFAESSSSTFPSRNANGTNYWVDVLFTRS from the coding sequence TTGCTCGGAACCGCAGGGATCACGGCCGCCGCGGGTGCCACACTCCAGGCCGTCCGCCCGGCGCGGGCTGCGGCATCGACCGGCGCCGGGCCGAATTCCATTCAGGACGAGAACGCGCTGCCGGGTTCCGATCCGTCCGAGTGGGATTCCTGGGACAACGAAAGTATCCAGGGCTACACCACCAGGTACAGCTTCCTGCCTGGCGAGACCGTGGATTTCAAGGTCAAGACCGATTCATCCAACTGGCAGATCAGAGTCTTCCGGATGGGGTGGTACGGCGGGAAGGGCGCCCGGTGGATGGCCGATGTGACTCCATCGGTCCCGCTTCCCCAACTTCAACCGGAGGACCCTGTTCTCGATGCCGGCACCCTGCTCAAGGACTACGGCAACTGGTCGGTGTCGGCGTCCTGGACGATTCCGACGACTGCTGTCTCCGGTGTCTATTACGCCCTGTTCGAGCGGCTCGACAACGACGAATCCAACCACTGCATCTTCGTCGTACGCCGGGACGGCCCGTCCGACATCCTGGTCCAGACGTCCGAGATGACCTGGCAGGCGTACAACCTGTACGGCGACAACAGCCTGTACTTCAGCGAGCAGGGGGCAGACCTTCCCCGCGCGTACAAGGTCAGCTACAACCGGCCGATCTCCGGCGGCGGCATCGAGAACATGTTCCTGGGTAGTGAGTTCCCGCTGGTCAGGTTCCTCGAACGAAACGGCTACGACGTCGCCTACTGCGGCGGCATCGATGTCCACGAGAACGGCAGCCTGCTGTTGGATCGCAAGGTGTTCATCTCGTCCGGACACGACGAATACGTCTCCGACGCGCAACGAACCCACGTCACGAGCGCCCGCGACGCCGGCGTGAATCTGATCTTCATGACCGGCAACGAGTACTTCTGGAAGGTCCGCTTCGAGCCGTCGATCGACGGCAGCGGCACCGAGAACAGAACTCTGGTCTGTTACAAGGAGACTCACGCCAACGCCAAGATCGACCCTTCGCCGGAGTGGACAGGGACCTGGGCTGATCCAAGGTTCTCCCCGCCCAGCAACGGCGGGCGGCCGCAGAACGCGCTGACCGGACAGTTCTTCAGAGTGATCCTGCCGACAGATCAACTCGATGACACGATGACGGTGCCCGCTGAGTACGCGCCGCTGCGCTTCTGGCGCAATACCGAGGTGGCCGATCTTGAGCCGGGCGAGACCCGGGCGCTGGCTCCCAGCACGCTGGGCTATGAGTTCGATTGTGATGAGGACAACGGATATCGCCCGCCCGGCAGCATTCGGCTGTCCTCGACTACTGTCACGGTTCCACAGATCCTTCGTGACTACGGCACCACCTATTCCTCCGGCACGACCACCCACAACATGACCGTCTATCGCGCATCCAGCGGAGCTCTGGTGTGGGGCACGGGTACGGTGCAATGGGCGTACGGCCTGGACGAGTATCACGAAGCTGATCAAGGAACGCCGATCGATCCCGCGATGCAGCAGGCCACCGTCAACATGCTCGCCGATATGGGGGTCCAGCCGACGACTCTGATGAGTGGCATGGTTGCGGCGCACCAGTCGACCGACACAGCAGGGCCGACGGTGACCATCACCTTCCCCACCGACGGTGCGACCTTTCCGCTGGGCACTGCGTTGACGATCACGGGTACCGCCGAGGATGCGGACGGAGTCGTCGGGGGCGTCGAAATGTCCACTGATGGTGGCGAGACCTGGCATCCGATCACGGGTACGGCGTCGTGGAGCCACGTGTTCACATTGCTGACCGCCGGAGCGAATACGATCAAGGTCCGCGGTGTCGATGACAGTTACAACGTCGGAGAGCCGGCCACGATCACCGTTACCGCGGGTCCGCGCGAGTACCCGTGTTCGATCTGGCCCGAATCCATCGTTCCCGCGGTCGCCTCGGCCGATGATCAGGGCAGCGTCGAGGTCGGTCTGAAGTTCCGGTCCGATAAGTCGGGTTTCGTCACAGGGCTGAAGTTCTACAAGGGGTCGGGAAACAAGGGTCCCCATCTCGGGCGGCTCTGGACGAGCTCCGGGACCAAGCTGGCCGAGGCCACATTCGACAACGAGACCGCAGCCGGGTGGCAGAGGGTGAGTATCCCGACCGTGCCGGTCGCTGCCAACACGACGTACGTCGCATCCGTCTACATGCCGGTCGGAAACTACGCAGCCGACGCGGGCTACTTCGCCCAGGCCTTCACCCTCGACCCGATGACTGCGCTGGCCGATGGTGACCAGGGACCGAACGGGATGTACCACTACGGATCCAGTGGCTTTCCAGATCAATCCTTCGGAGCCACGAACTATTGGGTCGATGTGGTGTTCACGATCCACGACGCGAATCCGCCACGGGTGGTCGACTCGACACCGGCACCAGACGTCAATTCGGTCAGCGTGTCCGAACCACTGACGTTGACCTTCGGCAGCGGAGTGAAAGCGTCGTCAATCGATCTTGAGCTCAGATCCGCGGCCGGTGAGACCGTGAGTGGCAGCACGAACTATGACTCCGATTCCCAGACGCTGACGTTCACGCCGGACTCCAATCTGGGGCGGCTGACCAAGTACGCACTCACGCTGAAATCGGCGGAGAACACCGACGGCGTGCCGCTGACCGAACCCGTGGTGATCAACTTCACGACCATCGGTGTGGTCGGCAGCTACCCGTCGAGCATTTGGGACAGTGCAGACAAACCGACGTTCTTCGCCAACGACGACACCAGTGCTGTCGAGCTCGGTGTGCACTTCACCAGCGACGTCGACGGCAGCATCTCCGCGCTTCGCTATTACAAGGCTCCCGGATCGCCGGGAGCCCACGTCGGACACCTGTGGAGCCCGGCAGGAGAGCTACTCGCGACTGTGGCGTTCGGAACCGAGACCCTGAGCGGTTGGCAGCAGGCATCGCTGTCGACTCCGGTGGATATCACCGCCGATACCGTCTACACGGTCTCCTACTACTGTCCCAACGGCGTGTACGGGGTGACGGCGGGTGACTTCCTCGACGGCGGCACCGATCGGGGTGTGTTGCACGCGCTGCCGAACAGCAACGGCGGGAACGGGGTGTATCAGTACGGTGCCAGCAGTTTCCCGACCAGCACGTCGGGCGGAGCCAACTACTTCGCCGACATCGTCTTCACGGCAGCAGCCGACGACACGCCGCCGGCCGTCAGCAGCGTTTCCCCGGCGAACAAGCTGATCGCGGTCAATCCGGCGGTGAAGCCGACAGCCGCGTTCAACGAGCCGATCGATCCGGGATCGTTGAGCTTCAGCCTCAGACTCGAAGGAGGAGACACCGTCGACGGCGCGGTCTGCTACGACGACGAGACCCAGGTCGCGACCTTCGACCCGAGCGCCAATCTGGCCAAGGGCACCAAGTACGTAGCCACCGTCACGGCGTCGGACGTCGCCGGCAATCCCTTGACCGACCCGGTCAGCTGGTCGTTCACCACGGTCCAGCCCGATGGAGCCACTCCCGTCACGCTCTGGGACACCTCCGCTGTGCCCGACACTGCCGCCGTCGACGACGACGGACCGGTCGAGGTCGGGGTCTGGATGACGGCCGCCAGCGACGGGCTGATCACCGGAGTCCGGTTCTACAAGGGCTTGCCGAACACCGGATATCACCAGGGACATATCTGGTCGGAGTCCGGCACCCTGCTCGCGACCGCGACCTTCAGCGATGAGAGCGCATCGGGCTGGCAGCAGGCAATGTTCGCCGATCCTGTCGCGGTCACCGCCGACACCCCGTTCGTGGTGTCCTATCACGCACCCAAGGGCGGTTACTCCCACACCGGCGGCGGTCTGTCGTCACGGGTGAGCAATGGTCAGCTGTCGGCGCCGGCCTCGACGAGCGACCGGCCCAACGGCGTCTTCCGATACGGCTCGGCCGCGTTCCCGACAAGCGGCTACAACGCCGGCAACTACTGGATCGATGCGATCTTCGTAGACAACGTCGGCGCGACAGTTACCGATACCACGCCGGCGAACGGAGCCACCGGGATCGATCGATCTCCGCGAATCAGTGCGACCTTCAGCGAAGCAGTCGATCCGTCGTCGATCGTCATGAAGCTTCGGGACGCCGGCGGCGGCTCGGTCAGCGGACAGGTGACCTACGACTCCAGCAGCAACCGCGCCACCTTCACCCCGGACGCACAGTTGGACGTGGGTGCGGTGTACACGGCGGCCGTTGAACAGGCCACCGACGACAGCGGCAACGCGCTGAAGAGCGCCGCGAGCTGGAGTTTCACGGTCGTCGGCATCGACGCGCAGTCGCTGTGGTCCACCACCGACACGCCCGCCAACCTGCTGGACTCCTCCGCCGATCCGGTGGAACTCGGCGTCAAGTTCCGCACCTCGACGGCGGGGCAGATCAACGGCATCCGCTTCTACAAGGGCGGCCCGACCGCGCAGGGGCCACACAGTGTCAGTCTGTGGTCCGAGTCGGGAGCCAGACTGGCCACGGCGCCCGCTGCATCCGAGTCCGCGCGGGGATGGCAGACCGTCATGTTCGCCGATCCCATCCCCATCGTCGCCGACACTGTCTACGTCGCGTCCTACTTCGCGCCGAACGGTCACTGCTCCTACGACAGCGGCTACTTCGCCTCGTCCGCCAGAACCAGCGGCGACCTGACAGCACCGAAAGACGGAGCCGACGGACCGAACGGTGTCTTCGCGGAATCGTCGTCGAGCACATTTCCGAGCAGAAATGCCAACGGTACGAATTACTGGGTTGATGTGCTGTTCACAAGGTCGTGA
- a CDS encoding sugar transferase: MSAPDTAVALLGETRLVEAEEHSDGVRTTAVENAGHVGDALERRARRLAGRATDFRQWARLYLRRLMAVDALSGLLAVGIAALLPPGLHPTTVTEWAVLGLIGAAGWPAWVAGARGYRRHHVGVGSAELRAVVQATVLIIVVTALPATWLGIDGVLGTVVVAAPFAALASVGVRIGWRERLRRSQRAGSNLRRMIMVGTPEAVQELCSAVEREPSMGMRVAGVCVPSDEMDRARRMGLPVVGDVDHVAAIASELECHGVAVTGAERPTFVRHLAWSLEGVDADLLVHPGLLDVARPRMHIQPYSGAPMLHVEQPRFDGWTRRVKRAMDLVITGVGLLIISPLLAAIALLIKIDDRKGPVIFKQTRIGVDGRPFTMLKFRSMCTDAEQKLAALMAQNEGAGPLFKIENDPRVTRVGRVLRKYSLDELPQLFNVLAGSMSLVGPRPPLKSEVDEYADPVRRRLKVVPGLTGMWQVSGRSLLTWEESVRLDLHYVENWSIGLDLMIIFKTAHAVLAKRGAF; this comes from the coding sequence ATGTCAGCACCTGACACTGCCGTCGCGCTCCTCGGCGAGACCAGACTGGTCGAAGCCGAGGAGCACTCCGACGGCGTACGAACGACTGCGGTCGAAAACGCTGGGCACGTTGGGGATGCGCTGGAGCGGCGCGCCCGACGACTGGCCGGCCGAGCAACAGACTTCCGCCAGTGGGCCCGGCTCTACCTCCGGCGGCTGATGGCCGTCGATGCATTGAGCGGACTGCTAGCCGTCGGCATCGCTGCACTGCTGCCGCCGGGACTGCATCCGACGACTGTCACGGAATGGGCCGTGCTCGGGCTGATCGGTGCAGCCGGCTGGCCGGCCTGGGTTGCCGGCGCACGCGGTTACCGTCGCCATCACGTCGGAGTCGGTAGCGCCGAACTGCGCGCAGTGGTGCAGGCCACGGTGTTGATCATCGTCGTCACGGCGCTACCTGCCACCTGGCTCGGAATCGACGGCGTCCTGGGGACTGTCGTGGTGGCAGCGCCGTTCGCTGCGCTGGCCAGCGTCGGCGTGCGGATCGGATGGCGGGAACGGCTCCGCAGATCCCAACGTGCCGGCAGTAATCTGCGTCGAATGATCATGGTCGGCACTCCGGAAGCGGTCCAGGAACTGTGCTCCGCCGTCGAACGCGAACCCAGCATGGGAATGCGCGTCGCCGGAGTGTGTGTGCCGTCCGACGAGATGGACCGTGCGCGAAGGATGGGCCTGCCGGTCGTCGGGGATGTTGATCATGTTGCCGCGATCGCTTCGGAGCTGGAGTGCCACGGGGTCGCGGTCACCGGCGCCGAACGTCCGACTTTCGTGCGACACCTCGCCTGGTCCCTCGAGGGAGTGGACGCCGACCTCCTGGTCCACCCTGGCCTGCTCGACGTCGCTCGCCCGCGGATGCACATCCAGCCCTACAGTGGCGCGCCGATGCTGCACGTCGAGCAGCCGCGCTTCGACGGCTGGACCCGCCGGGTCAAGCGAGCGATGGACCTGGTCATCACCGGCGTCGGGCTCCTGATCATCTCACCACTGCTCGCCGCCATCGCGCTGCTGATCAAGATCGACGATCGCAAAGGGCCGGTGATCTTCAAACAGACCAGGATCGGCGTCGACGGCAGACCGTTCACAATGCTGAAGTTCCGTTCGATGTGCACCGACGCCGAGCAGAAGCTTGCCGCCTTGATGGCCCAGAACGAGGGCGCCGGGCCGCTGTTCAAGATCGAGAACGACCCGAGGGTGACCCGCGTCGGCCGCGTGCTGCGCAAGTACTCGCTGGACGAGTTGCCGCAGCTGTTCAACGTCCTGGCCGGCTCCATGTCACTGGTCGGGCCGCGCCCGCCGCTGAAGTCGGAGGTGGACGAGTACGCGGATCCGGTCCGGCGGCGGCTCAAGGTTGTCCCCGGACTCACCGGGATGTGGCAGGTCAGTGGCCGGTCGCTGCTGACCTGGGAGGAGAGCGTACGACTCGACCTCCACTACGTGGAGAACTGGTCCATCGGACTCGACCTGATGATCATCTTCAAGACGGCCCATGCCGTACTGGCCAAGCGCGGGGCGTTCTGA